The Chloroflexota bacterium genome contains a region encoding:
- a CDS encoding twin-arginine translocase TatA/TatE family subunit, with translation MPQLGLFEFLIILVIFMIFFGAGKLGDLGGAVNRGIRLFKENAGFGASAKKDDDKQLKA, from the coding sequence ATGCCGCAGCTTGGCCTCTTCGAGTTCCTGATCATCCTCGTGATATTCATGATCTTCTTCGGCGCCGGGAAGCTCGGCGATCTCGGCGGGGCAGTCAACCGGGGCATCCGTCTCTTCAAGGAGAACGCCGGCTTCGGTGCGTCCGCGAAGAAGGACGACGACAAGCAGTTGAAGGCCTAG
- a CDS encoding molybdenum cofactor guanylyltransferase, producing MSSTPVESLTLAILAGGRGSRMGGVDKASLVVGGRTLLERQLATAGPLASEIIIVANDDVLAGDSRYRVIRDPDPHAGVLPALLAALDAATAPALLLLACDMPFVHRSVCELLLELLEHHDAVVPDVGGHLQPMLAAYRVESCRAAIRAALERGDRRMISFLDDVSSFTVSEAALAMVTNNVERSFFNVNTPEDLAAAQEIYAETLHAYGLRG from the coding sequence ATGTCGTCGACGCCAGTCGAATCGCTGACGCTCGCGATCCTGGCCGGTGGCCGAGGCTCCCGGATGGGCGGCGTGGATAAGGCGTCGCTGGTCGTCGGCGGGCGCACGCTGCTGGAGCGCCAGCTTGCGACGGCCGGCCCGTTGGCATCCGAGATCATCATCGTGGCGAACGACGACGTGCTGGCCGGCGACAGCCGCTATCGCGTGATTCGCGACCCTGACCCGCATGCTGGCGTCTTGCCCGCCCTGCTGGCGGCGCTCGACGCGGCCACCGCGCCGGCCCTGCTCCTGCTCGCCTGCGACATGCCGTTCGTGCACCGCTCGGTCTGCGAGCTGCTGCTGGAGCTGCTGGAGCACCACGACGCCGTCGTGCCGGACGTTGGCGGCCACCTCCAGCCGATGCTGGCGGCCTACCGCGTCGAGAGCTGCCGCGCAGCCATCCGGGCGGCGCTCGAGCGGGGCGACCGCCGTATGATCTCCTTCCTGGACGATGTCTCCTCGTTCACGGTCTCCGAAGCAGCGTTGGCGATGGTGACCAACAATGTCGAACGCTCCTTCTTCAATGTGAACACCCCCGAAGACCTGGCCGCGGCCCAGGAGATCTACGCCGAGACACTGCACGCCTACGGGCTGCGCGGGTAG
- a CDS encoding isoleucine--tRNA ligase, giving the protein MYQPVPSSVDFPALERDILAFWEQSRAFEKLVEKNQHGPRWSFIDGPITANNPMGVHHAWGRTYKDVYQRYYAMQGYHQRYQNGFDCQGLWVEVEVEKQLGFNSKREIEEYGLDKFSEECKARILRYADVISKQSVRLGQWMHWDDSYYTHTDNNIEHIWHFLKTCHEKGWLYKGSRSMPWCIRCGTGLSQHELVGTDSYRELTHTSVYLALPIVGRPGEHFLVWTTTPWTLPANVALAVNPELEYVKIRQGDSVYYLSPKTTGFLKGKYEELDRVSGADLVGLTFRSPFEELAAQAGVAHPVIAWEDVGEEEGTGVVHIAPGCGAEDYELSKTRGIAVITPINEAGIYVDGFGELSGHSIRETNPAIFDSLKSKGLLHTTQEYQHRYPCCWRCGEELAFRLADEWFISADEIRPMMKAASDAVNWVPASGGKRMDDWLNNMGDWNISRKRYWGLPLPFYPCACGKLNVIGSRAELNARATGGLDGLKELHRPWIDDVKIRCEQCNGEIRRVLEVGDAWLDAGIVPFSTLNYLHKPDEWAQWYPANFITEMREQIRLWFYSMLFMSVTLKNQSPYQSVLAFEKLMDESGKPMHKSLGNAIWFDDAAERMGADPMRWLYCAQNVQSNLNFGFGPAEEVKRKLLVLWNVYSFFVTYARIDGFNPKNGVPSLAERSLLDRWIISRLNSVIGEVRQGLDRIDAAGPTRVVQAFIDDLSTWYVRLSRRRFWRAADDGDKRAAMATLHEVLTTLSRVLAPFLPFLSEALYQNLVRALDSSAPESVHHTEYPTVDRAAVDVALERQVEVSRRLVGLGRAARVQASIKVRQPLALARVGAPADAPVLPVELREEIERELNVEQVVLGGDVSDAVAHVVQAKPALIGPRLGKKVQDVIKALRNGEQTVRSDGSVEVAGEMLTPDEVTITTKAKAGFAAAEADGYTLVLDTRLTPDLLQAGLARELVHRIQTMRKDAGFEVEDRIVTHFAADGELASVFERFGNYIKQETLSVSLAADGDGSDGSDGGHDWSGQIEGESVSLRVARAATATRS; this is encoded by the coding sequence GTGTATCAGCCAGTTCCTAGCTCCGTCGATTTCCCGGCGCTCGAGCGCGACATTCTCGCATTCTGGGAGCAGTCGCGGGCCTTCGAGAAGCTTGTCGAGAAGAACCAGCACGGCCCGCGCTGGTCGTTCATCGACGGCCCGATCACCGCGAACAACCCGATGGGCGTGCACCATGCCTGGGGCCGTACCTACAAGGACGTCTACCAGCGCTACTACGCCATGCAGGGGTATCACCAGCGGTACCAGAACGGCTTCGACTGCCAGGGCCTCTGGGTTGAGGTCGAAGTCGAGAAGCAGCTCGGCTTCAACTCCAAGCGCGAGATCGAGGAGTACGGCCTCGACAAGTTCTCCGAGGAGTGCAAGGCCCGCATCCTCCGCTATGCCGACGTGATCTCGAAGCAGTCGGTCAGGCTCGGCCAGTGGATGCACTGGGACGACTCCTACTACACGCACACCGACAACAACATCGAGCACATCTGGCACTTCCTGAAGACGTGTCACGAGAAGGGCTGGCTCTACAAGGGCTCGCGCTCGATGCCCTGGTGCATCCGCTGCGGGACCGGCCTCTCCCAGCACGAGCTGGTCGGCACCGACTCGTACCGCGAACTGACCCACACGTCGGTCTACCTGGCGCTGCCCATCGTCGGCCGGCCGGGCGAGCACTTCCTGGTCTGGACGACGACCCCCTGGACGTTGCCGGCCAACGTGGCGCTGGCGGTAAACCCCGAGCTTGAGTACGTCAAGATCAGGCAGGGCGACAGCGTCTACTACCTCTCCCCGAAGACGACCGGCTTCCTCAAGGGCAAGTACGAGGAGCTGGACCGCGTGTCTGGGGCGGACCTTGTCGGACTGACCTTCCGCAGCCCGTTCGAGGAGCTGGCGGCGCAGGCGGGCGTCGCGCACCCGGTCATCGCCTGGGAGGACGTCGGCGAGGAAGAGGGCACGGGCGTCGTCCATATCGCGCCAGGCTGCGGCGCGGAGGACTATGAGCTGTCGAAGACGCGCGGCATCGCCGTCATCACGCCGATCAACGAGGCCGGCATCTACGTCGATGGCTTCGGCGAGCTGTCCGGCCACAGCATCCGCGAGACCAACCCGGCCATCTTCGACAGCCTGAAGTCGAAGGGGCTGCTCCACACGACCCAGGAGTACCAGCACCGGTATCCGTGCTGCTGGCGCTGCGGCGAGGAGCTGGCGTTCCGGCTGGCCGACGAGTGGTTCATCAGCGCCGACGAGATCCGCCCGATGATGAAGGCGGCGTCGGACGCCGTGAACTGGGTGCCAGCATCCGGCGGCAAGCGGATGGACGACTGGCTCAACAACATGGGCGACTGGAATATCAGTCGGAAGCGGTACTGGGGGCTGCCCCTGCCGTTCTACCCGTGCGCCTGCGGCAAGCTGAACGTGATCGGGTCGCGGGCGGAGCTGAACGCGCGCGCCACCGGCGGCCTGGACGGTCTCAAGGAGCTGCACCGGCCGTGGATCGACGACGTCAAGATCCGCTGCGAGCAGTGCAACGGCGAGATCAGGCGCGTCCTCGAAGTCGGCGATGCGTGGCTCGACGCCGGCATCGTGCCGTTCTCGACGCTCAACTACCTGCACAAGCCTGACGAGTGGGCGCAGTGGTACCCGGCCAACTTCATCACCGAGATGCGCGAGCAGATCCGGCTCTGGTTCTACAGCATGCTCTTCATGAGCGTGACCCTCAAGAACCAGTCGCCGTATCAGAGCGTGCTCGCCTTCGAGAAGCTGATGGACGAGAGCGGCAAGCCGATGCACAAGAGCCTCGGCAACGCCATCTGGTTCGACGATGCTGCCGAGCGCATGGGCGCGGACCCGATGCGCTGGCTGTACTGCGCGCAGAACGTCCAGTCCAACCTGAACTTCGGGTTTGGGCCAGCCGAAGAGGTCAAGCGGAAGCTGCTGGTGCTCTGGAACGTCTACAGCTTCTTCGTGACGTACGCCCGCATCGACGGGTTCAACCCGAAGAACGGCGTCCCGTCGCTGGCCGAGCGCTCCCTGCTGGACCGCTGGATCATCTCGCGCCTCAACAGCGTCATCGGGGAGGTCCGGCAGGGACTGGACCGGATCGACGCGGCCGGGCCGACCCGCGTGGTGCAGGCGTTCATCGACGACCTCTCGACCTGGTACGTGCGGCTCTCGCGGCGGCGCTTCTGGCGCGCGGCCGACGACGGCGACAAGCGGGCCGCGATGGCGACCCTCCACGAGGTGCTGACCACGCTCTCGCGGGTGCTCGCGCCGTTCCTGCCGTTCCTCTCCGAGGCGCTGTACCAGAACCTCGTGCGGGCGCTCGACAGCAGCGCGCCGGAGAGCGTCCACCACACGGAGTATCCGACCGTCGATCGGGCGGCCGTCGACGTGGCGCTGGAACGGCAGGTGGAAGTCTCCCGGCGGCTGGTCGGGCTGGGGCGGGCGGCCCGGGTCCAAGCCAGCATCAAGGTGCGGCAGCCGCTGGCCCTGGCGCGCGTCGGCGCGCCGGCCGACGCTCCGGTCCTGCCCGTCGAGCTGCGCGAGGAGATCGAGCGCGAGCTGAACGTGGAGCAGGTGGTCCTCGGCGGCGACGTGAGCGACGCCGTCGCGCACGTGGTCCAGGCGAAGCCGGCCCTGATCGGCCCGCGCCTCGGCAAGAAGGTACAGGACGTGATCAAGGCCCTCCGCAACGGCGAGCAGACCGTCCGTTCGGATGGCTCCGTCGAGGTGGCCGGCGAGATGCTGACGCCCGACGAGGTGACCATCACGACGAAGGCGAAGGCCGGCTTCGCAGCGGCCGAGGCCGACGGATACACCCTGGTGCTGGACACGCGGCTCACACCCGATCTGCTCCAGGCGGGTCTCGCCCGCGAGCTGGTGCACCGCATCCAGACGATGCGGAAGGATGCCGGCTTCGAGGTCGAGGATCGGATCGTCACGCACTTCGCGGCGGACGGCGAGCTGGCCTCGGTCTTCGAGCGGTTCGGCAACTACATCAAGCAGGAGACGCTGTCCGTCTCGCTGGCGGCAGACGGCGATGGCAGCGATGGCAGCGATGGCGGGCACGACTGGAGCGGCCAGATCGAGGGCGAGTCGGTCAGCCTGCGAGTTGCGCGCGCGGCGACGGCGACGCGCTCGTGA
- the lspA gene encoding signal peptidase II, whose translation MFSRRTLTFAATALSVIALDRWTKQLAIDHLLESGVRSIPLLGDIVKLTYVENRGAAFGVLQNQTAFFVLVGVIVISVIIASYRYIPEPSWILNLCLGLQMGGAIGNLIDRIQVGYVVDFIDFTYWPVFNIADSAICVGVAGLAYSVLFPPRRHLHDHAPDPRASDA comes from the coding sequence CTGTTCTCGCGGCGGACGCTCACGTTCGCCGCGACGGCGCTCTCGGTGATCGCTCTGGACCGTTGGACGAAGCAGCTGGCCATCGATCACCTGCTGGAGTCCGGCGTCCGCTCGATCCCGCTGCTGGGGGACATCGTCAAGCTGACCTACGTCGAGAATCGAGGCGCGGCGTTCGGCGTGCTCCAGAACCAGACGGCATTCTTCGTGCTGGTCGGCGTGATCGTGATCTCGGTCATCATCGCGTCGTACCGGTACATCCCGGAGCCGTCCTGGATCTTGAACCTCTGTCTCGGCCTTCAGATGGGCGGGGCCATCGGCAACCTGATCGACCGCATCCAGGTCGGCTACGTGGTCGACTTCATCGACTTCACCTACTGGCCGGTCTTCAACATCGCGGACTCGGCCATCTGCGTCGGCGTGGCCGGGCTGGCCTACAGCGTCCTGTTTCCGCCCCGCCGGCACCTCCACGACCACGCGCCCGACCCGCGAGCGTCCGATGCCTGA
- a CDS encoding RluA family pseudouridine synthase, producing MPDRLPVKPVHFTRANGIEHFEVPPYANRMRLDAFLGKYGEGRSRTEWARLIEDGSVTVDGRRLRPGDRVATGQRVQAVTRPPVQIERPQPAAQIPLTIVYEDPAMIVVNKPPGLVVHPAPGHDDGTLVNALLARFPDLDDPSGEHRPGIVHRLDKDTSGLLVIGRTTAAMAALQHQFKERLAEKHYLLLVQGDIAEAEAAIEAPIARDTRDRKRMAARSSGREARTGFTVLERYGDFTLVDADLQSGRTHQLRVHFQFIGHPVAGDRTYGNGRGPSGLRRQFVHAWSMRIQSPHDGEERRFFTALPGDLRSPLERLRSIRGFGPETLPPSVLGGKNPPSIAGGEVVPVPGQPGRSTVSPDTRPPASAGGRAGGAKRSPRASGGSSAPSQSAGDRRPPWSRSAAPRPKRGPRP from the coding sequence ATGCCTGATCGACTGCCCGTCAAGCCCGTGCATTTCACCCGCGCCAACGGCATCGAGCACTTCGAGGTGCCGCCCTACGCCAACCGGATGCGGCTGGACGCCTTCCTCGGCAAGTACGGGGAGGGACGGTCGCGGACCGAGTGGGCGCGGCTGATCGAGGATGGCTCGGTCACGGTTGATGGGCGAAGGCTGCGTCCGGGGGACCGCGTCGCGACCGGTCAGCGGGTTCAAGCGGTCACCCGACCGCCCGTGCAGATCGAGCGTCCACAGCCGGCCGCCCAGATCCCGCTCACCATCGTCTACGAAGACCCGGCCATGATCGTGGTGAACAAGCCACCGGGGCTGGTGGTGCATCCCGCCCCCGGCCACGACGACGGTACCCTGGTCAACGCCCTGCTGGCTCGGTTCCCGGACCTGGACGATCCCAGCGGCGAGCATCGCCCGGGCATCGTCCACCGGCTCGACAAGGACACGTCCGGTCTGCTGGTCATCGGCCGGACGACGGCCGCGATGGCGGCCCTCCAGCACCAGTTCAAGGAGCGGCTGGCCGAGAAGCACTACCTGCTGCTGGTGCAGGGCGACATCGCGGAGGCCGAGGCCGCCATCGAAGCGCCCATCGCCCGCGACACGCGTGACCGCAAGCGGATGGCCGCCCGGTCCTCAGGCCGCGAGGCGCGCACCGGCTTCACTGTGCTGGAGCGCTACGGCGACTTCACCCTGGTGGACGCCGACCTCCAGAGCGGACGCACCCATCAGTTGCGCGTCCACTTCCAGTTCATTGGGCACCCGGTGGCTGGCGACCGCACCTACGGCAATGGGCGCGGCCCGAGCGGTCTGCGTCGGCAGTTCGTCCACGCCTGGTCGATGCGAATCCAGTCGCCGCACGACGGCGAGGAGCGGCGGTTCTTCACCGCGCTGCCCGGCGATCTTCGCTCGCCACTCGAACGGCTGCGCTCGATTCGCGGCTTCGGCCCTGAGACGCTGCCGCCGTCCGTACTCGGGGGCAAGAATCCGCCGTCCATCGCCGGTGGCGAGGTCGTGCCGGTGCCCGGTCAGCCGGGTCGGTCGACCGTCTCGCCCGACACTCGGCCCCCAGCGTCGGCCGGCGGGCGCGCTGGCGGCGCGAAGCGCTCGCCCAGAGCCTCCGGCGGCAGCTCCGCCCCCAGCCAATCTGCCGGCGACCGGCGGCCTCCCTGGAGCCGTTCGGCGGCACCCCGTCCGAAGCGAGGCCCACGCCCATGA
- a CDS encoding glutamate--tRNA ligase, translating into MTADSSDHAGLVRLRIAPSPTGDPHVGTAYIALFDMAFAHRHGGQFILRIEDTDRNRYVDSSEQNIFGMLHWLGLSWDEGPDIGGPYGPYRQSERLDTYTVYADRLIAEGHAYRCWCSPERLERIRKEAQARKEPFKYDRLCLGKSEEERRALGEVSERPVVRMLVPDDGVTGFDDLIRGRIEFENRLIDDQVLLKSDGYPTYHLAVVVDDFMMKITHITRGEEWISSTPKHVLLYQWLGIPTPKFAHFPLLRNENRSKVSKRKNEWATLSWFRDQGFLPEALLNFLALMGWSMPDGREVFSLDDFIQNVDLDRISPTGPIFDLNKLDWLNGHYIRQMSLAELAERVRPFLERAGIVPNDPPLEAVLPLIHERLKRLGEAPELLSFFYADAPTYQDALLVPKGLDRAVAASLLADATAVIRDAPSFEHTALEASLRELASARGVKTGQLFMTLRVASTFSNVSPPLFETMQALGRERVLSRLALAQRRLT; encoded by the coding sequence ATGACCGCAGATTCGTCCGACCACGCGGGGCTGGTAAGGCTCCGCATCGCCCCGTCGCCGACCGGCGATCCGCACGTCGGCACGGCGTACATCGCCCTGTTCGACATGGCGTTCGCGCACCGTCACGGCGGCCAGTTCATCCTGCGGATCGAGGACACCGACCGCAATCGTTACGTCGACTCGTCCGAGCAGAACATCTTCGGGATGCTGCACTGGCTCGGGCTGAGCTGGGATGAGGGTCCGGACATCGGCGGGCCGTACGGCCCCTACCGCCAGTCCGAGCGACTGGACACCTACACGGTCTACGCCGACAGGCTCATCGCCGAGGGGCACGCCTACCGCTGCTGGTGCTCGCCCGAGCGCCTGGAGCGCATCCGCAAGGAAGCTCAGGCCCGCAAGGAGCCGTTCAAGTACGACCGCCTCTGCCTGGGCAAGTCTGAGGAGGAGCGGCGTGCGCTTGGCGAGGTGTCCGAGCGGCCGGTCGTCCGGATGCTGGTCCCCGACGACGGCGTGACCGGCTTCGACGACCTGATCCGGGGTCGCATCGAGTTCGAGAACCGGCTGATCGACGACCAGGTGCTGCTGAAGTCGGACGGCTACCCGACCTACCATCTCGCGGTGGTGGTTGACGACTTCATGATGAAGATCACCCACATCACGCGCGGTGAGGAGTGGATCTCCAGCACGCCGAAGCACGTGCTGCTCTACCAGTGGCTCGGCATCCCAACGCCGAAGTTCGCGCACTTCCCGCTGCTCCGCAACGAGAACCGCAGCAAGGTCTCCAAGCGCAAGAACGAGTGGGCGACGCTGAGCTGGTTCCGCGACCAGGGCTTTCTGCCCGAGGCGCTGCTCAACTTCCTGGCGCTGATGGGCTGGTCGATGCCGGACGGCCGCGAGGTCTTCAGCCTTGACGACTTCATCCAGAACGTCGATCTCGACCGCATCAGCCCGACCGGCCCGATCTTCGACCTGAACAAGCTCGACTGGCTCAACGGCCACTACATCCGCCAGATGTCGCTGGCAGAGCTGGCGGAGCGCGTGCGGCCGTTCCTGGAGCGGGCCGGCATCGTCCCGAACGATCCGCCGCTCGAGGCCGTCCTGCCGCTGATCCACGAACGGCTGAAGCGGCTCGGCGAGGCCCCGGAGCTGCTCTCGTTCTTCTACGCCGACGCGCCGACCTACCAGGACGCGCTGCTGGTGCCGAAGGGGCTGGACCGGGCGGTCGCCGCCTCGCTGCTCGCTGACGCCACCGCCGTCATCCGCGACGCCCCGTCGTTCGAGCACACAGCGCTGGAGGCCAGCCTGCGGGAGCTGGCGTCCGCGCGCGGGGTGAAGACGGGCCAACTGTTCATGACGCTGCGCGTGGCAAGCACCTTCAGCAACGTCTCGCCGCCCCTGTTCGAGACGATGCAGGCGCTGGGCCGCGAGCGCGTGCTGAGTCGGCTGGCACTGGCGCAGCGCCGCCTCACGTAG
- a CDS encoding VOC family protein — protein MLYSVDFDCERPSRLARFWADALGYVMRPYDDAEIERLRAKGIDDIADDPIVVIDPPTVGAPPFFFIKVPEPKTTKNRLHLDILAETSLEAEVRRLVGLGAQVLATYNEDGEHWTTLLDPEGNEFCVVVSSASG, from the coding sequence ATGCTGTACAGCGTTGACTTTGACTGTGAACGGCCGTCACGCTTGGCCAGATTCTGGGCGGACGCGCTCGGCTACGTGATGAGACCGTATGACGACGCGGAGATCGAGCGCCTGCGCGCCAAGGGAATCGATGACATCGCCGACGATCCGATCGTGGTCATCGACCCGCCGACAGTGGGCGCGCCGCCGTTCTTCTTCATCAAGGTGCCAGAGCCGAAGACGACCAAGAATCGACTGCATCTCGACATCCTAGCCGAGACCTCGTTGGAAGCAGAGGTCCGTCGCCTGGTTGGGCTCGGGGCGCAAGTGCTGGCGACATACAATGAAGACGGTGAGCACTGGACGACCTTGCTGGACCCGGAGGGTAACGAGTTCTGCGTTGTGGTGAGCAGCGCGTCCGGCTGA
- a CDS encoding UDP-glucose/GDP-mannose dehydrogenase family protein — translation MATISVVGTGYVGLVTGACFADLGNNVTCIDIDPRKVETLRNGGIPIYEPGLEEVVERNVRAGRLSFTTSYADGLKGTEFVFVAVNTPPGAAGEADMTYARSAAMSIAEHLETPAIVVNKSTMPIGTGDWVQERLDRYGKVAAAVVSNPEFLREGAAIADFNNPDRIVLGADDPTAAQKVAGLYRALNAPVVITDLRTAEMIKYASNAFLATKISFINEIASICEKMGADVTQVARGMGLDARIGAAFLSAGVGFGGSCFPKDVQALAHMADLAGCHPQLLRTVLQINRDARRSVVLKLRAALGKLDETRIGILGLAFKPNTDDLREAAAIEIIHLLQGEGAKIQVYDPAAMEKAQEGALKNVKYCQDAYETAQGADAVVLLTEWNEFKQLDLAQLRSVMSRPIFVDGRNLYDQQAMADAGLTYICIGRGATGNGNGAGDASTDASAKEAVSA, via the coding sequence GTGGCCACGATAAGCGTTGTAGGGACAGGATACGTCGGGCTGGTGACCGGCGCGTGCTTTGCCGACCTCGGCAACAACGTGACGTGCATCGATATCGACCCGCGCAAGGTCGAGACTCTGCGGAACGGCGGCATCCCGATCTACGAGCCGGGTCTCGAAGAGGTGGTAGAGCGCAACGTGCGCGCGGGACGCCTCTCCTTCACGACCAGCTACGCTGACGGCCTGAAGGGCACCGAGTTCGTCTTCGTTGCCGTCAACACGCCGCCCGGCGCCGCCGGCGAGGCCGACATGACCTACGCCCGCTCGGCGGCCATGTCCATCGCCGAGCATCTCGAGACGCCGGCCATCGTCGTCAACAAGAGCACGATGCCCATCGGCACCGGCGACTGGGTCCAGGAGCGGCTGGACCGCTACGGCAAGGTTGCCGCCGCCGTCGTCTCGAATCCGGAGTTCCTGCGCGAGGGCGCGGCCATCGCCGACTTCAACAATCCGGACCGCATCGTGCTGGGCGCGGACGATCCGACCGCGGCGCAGAAGGTGGCTGGCCTGTACCGGGCGCTCAACGCACCGGTCGTGATCACCGACCTTCGCACCGCCGAGATGATCAAGTACGCCTCGAACGCCTTCCTGGCGACGAAGATCTCGTTCATCAACGAGATCGCGTCGATCTGCGAGAAGATGGGCGCGGACGTCACCCAGGTGGCGCGCGGCATGGGCCTCGACGCCCGGATCGGCGCGGCCTTCCTGAGCGCTGGCGTCGGCTTCGGCGGCTCGTGCTTCCCCAAGGACGTGCAGGCGTTGGCGCACATGGCCGATCTCGCCGGCTGCCATCCGCAGTTGCTGCGGACCGTCCTCCAGATCAACCGCGATGCTCGGCGCAGCGTCGTGCTGAAGCTGCGGGCCGCCCTCGGCAAGCTCGACGAGACGCGCATCGGCATCCTGGGGCTGGCGTTCAAGCCGAACACGGACGATCTCCGCGAGGCGGCGGCCATCGAGATCATCCACCTGCTCCAGGGCGAGGGCGCGAAGATCCAGGTCTACGACCCGGCCGCGATGGAGAAGGCCCAGGAAGGCGCGCTCAAGAACGTCAAGTACTGCCAGGACGCCTACGAGACGGCCCAGGGCGCAGATGCCGTGGTGCTCCTGACGGAGTGGAACGAGTTCAAACAACTCGACCTGGCACAGTTGCGCTCCGTCATGAGCCGGCCGATCTTCGTCGATGGCCGCAACCTGTACGATCAGCAGGCGATGGCGGACGCTGGCCTGACCTACATCTGCATCGGTCGCGGCGCGACCGGGAACGGCAACGGCGCCGGCGACGCCTCGACGGACGCCAGCGCGAAGGAAGCCGTCTCGGCGTAG
- a CDS encoding flippase-like domain-containing protein encodes MLFGIFLSLSGDPRALLAELTNANPVYIVPAIGVYFVGVWLRAWRWKLLMSPFATVGTWRLFSVILIGFAVNNSLPLRLGELVRTFLLKRSHDVPIASSLATILIERLLDVFALCGLLTLVLLLAPIQGWVLVLAITGASVATAGAVGLLIVAVTPKSLLEALFGFGIGLATRLHPKLGKLAASIVDGLRVLEDGRAVLQIVPLSILCWVAELGLYAFLAESLDLNAGWLGLMAGMVVANLVTVLPSAPGYVGTFDLALQSVLTEAFGVDTVKAVAYTAVTHAALLLPVVVAGLALLTREDLSFRGLARGRVESRKGDPVVSEAAAQGRGSSSSE; translated from the coding sequence GTGCTGTTCGGGATCTTCCTGAGTCTCTCGGGCGACCCACGAGCGCTGCTGGCCGAGCTGACCAACGCGAACCCGGTCTACATCGTGCCGGCCATCGGCGTCTACTTCGTCGGGGTCTGGCTGCGGGCGTGGCGGTGGAAGCTGCTGATGTCGCCGTTTGCGACGGTGGGAACCTGGCGGCTGTTCAGCGTGATCTTGATCGGCTTCGCGGTCAACAATTCGTTGCCGCTGCGCCTGGGCGAGCTGGTGCGGACCTTCCTGCTCAAGCGCTCCCACGATGTGCCGATCGCGTCGAGCCTCGCCACCATCCTGATCGAGCGGCTGCTCGACGTCTTCGCGCTGTGCGGCCTGCTGACGCTGGTGTTGCTGCTGGCGCCGATCCAGGGCTGGGTGCTGGTGCTCGCGATCACCGGCGCGAGCGTGGCGACGGCTGGCGCGGTCGGCCTGCTGATCGTCGCCGTCACGCCGAAGTCGCTGCTCGAAGCGTTGTTCGGCTTCGGCATCGGGTTGGCGACGCGCCTGCACCCGAAGCTCGGCAAGCTGGCTGCCTCGATTGTGGACGGCCTGCGGGTGCTCGAAGATGGCCGGGCCGTCCTGCAGATCGTGCCGCTGTCGATATTGTGCTGGGTGGCCGAGTTGGGCCTCTACGCCTTCCTGGCCGAGTCACTGGACTTGAACGCCGGGTGGCTTGGCCTGATGGCCGGCATGGTGGTGGCGAACCTCGTGACGGTGCTGCCGTCCGCCCCCGGCTACGTCGGTACGTTCGACCTGGCGCTCCAGAGTGTCTTGACGGAAGCGTTCGGTGTGGACACCGTCAAGGCCGTGGCGTACACGGCGGTGACGCATGCCGCGCTGCTGCTCCCGGTGGTGGTGGCCGGGCTGGCATTGCTGACTCGGGAAGACCTCTCATTTCGCGGCCTTGCGCGTGGCCGAGTCGAGTCGCGCAAAGGTGATCCTGTCGTGTCCGAAGCGGCGGCGCAGGGTCGCGGCAGTTCGTCTTCCGAGTAG